One Lentisphaera araneosa HTCC2155 genomic region harbors:
- a CDS encoding TolC family protein: protein MKNLLFIFLFACSLQAQKKTWAIDDIIEYAVKNSHTIKTSELSLENRVQNSAIARAAYDLSISSTASSKTDGSSDAQTFRLNQPLPAGFEFNVTGAHSQDGDNNTDNTDLGISLSKQILGGGSLSTSLKNIRNAHTDELISLNSLKRSKRDLVRDVMNSFYRLIRVTKSLDISKRRLETSKKNLEMAIAREDPLDISSAKINVPRDEISVIAAGVRLKNELDNLQVLMGLAPEEEFKVETNFEFSLAKPNSVEDMKYAQQNSEDFLNVELARIKLTRELEDRDERNSVDVSLFVRHNLENDTNENINLRGKEDTTVGVNVNWTLGNRAEIAQLQIAKNNLRENNFDYKILYNDRLQSLRSLERALNELNTSIQVQIQEIKFNEEQVELYKDRWESGKMAILEYLRSQNRLEDSRIQLINLQTNYMETLQNYLFDTGMSYAPNLTIVKKEKLTDLEEITIFK, encoded by the coding sequence ATGAAAAACTTATTATTTATCTTTCTTTTTGCATGTTCACTCCAAGCTCAGAAAAAAACTTGGGCCATTGATGACATCATTGAATATGCCGTTAAAAACTCACACACCATTAAAACTTCTGAACTGAGTTTAGAAAACCGCGTTCAAAACTCCGCCATCGCTCGTGCCGCTTATGACCTATCTATAAGTTCAACCGCGAGTTCCAAGACGGACGGCAGCTCAGATGCTCAAACTTTTCGATTAAACCAACCCTTGCCTGCTGGTTTTGAGTTCAATGTGACGGGAGCTCACTCACAAGATGGCGATAATAACACAGATAATACCGACCTTGGTATCTCCCTTTCCAAACAAATTCTCGGTGGTGGCAGTCTTAGTACATCATTAAAGAATATCCGTAATGCTCATACCGATGAATTGATTAGCCTCAACTCACTCAAACGCTCAAAACGCGATCTCGTGCGTGATGTCATGAATAGCTTTTACCGTCTCATTCGAGTCACAAAGTCACTCGATATTTCGAAGCGACGCCTCGAGACCTCTAAGAAAAACTTGGAGATGGCCATTGCTCGTGAAGATCCCCTCGATATTTCCTCGGCAAAAATCAACGTCCCTCGTGATGAGATCTCTGTTATTGCAGCAGGCGTGCGCTTAAAAAATGAACTCGATAATCTTCAAGTTCTCATGGGCTTAGCTCCAGAAGAAGAATTCAAAGTTGAAACCAATTTCGAATTCTCATTGGCAAAACCCAATAGCGTTGAAGACATGAAATACGCTCAACAAAATTCTGAAGACTTTCTCAACGTCGAACTCGCGCGAATTAAGCTGACTAGAGAACTCGAAGATCGCGATGAGAGAAACTCTGTAGATGTCAGCCTATTTGTACGACACAATTTAGAAAATGATACCAACGAAAATATTAACCTACGAGGTAAAGAAGATACAACTGTTGGAGTCAATGTAAATTGGACCCTTGGCAACCGTGCTGAAATTGCCCAACTGCAAATTGCTAAAAATAATCTGCGTGAAAATAATTTTGACTACAAAATCCTCTATAATGATCGTTTACAAAGTCTGCGTAGCTTAGAACGTGCACTCAATGAACTCAACACCTCTATTCAAGTTCAAATTCAAGAAATTAAATTCAATGAGGAACAAGTCGAGCTCTATAAAGACCGTTGGGAAAGTGGCAAAATGGCCATCCTCGAATACCTACGTAGCCAAAACCGCCTCGAAGATTCTCGTATCCAACTCATCAATCTCCAGACCAACTATATGGAAACACTGCAAAACTACCTTTTTGATACGGGAATGTCCTACGCTCCAAACTTAACCATAGTGAAAAAAGAGAAGCTGACTGACCTCGAAGAAATCACCATCTTCAAATAA
- a CDS encoding NUDIX hydrolase: MNKAQAAVTLVLCQDEILILKRSIHDKDPWSGHLSLPGGKIDPEDKSPLAAAIRETREECGFELDASHDFKELELLSAGGKVGRPMWVQPYFFELDSKPQINLDLREHSESYWVPLTYLRNTQFHSKKKKSKNFPNFDFPCIDIEGTDLWGFTYHLIMTHFKIPIQ; encoded by the coding sequence ATGAACAAAGCACAAGCCGCCGTCACTCTTGTTTTATGTCAAGATGAAATTTTGATCCTCAAGCGATCAATTCATGATAAAGATCCTTGGTCAGGGCACCTGTCCTTACCTGGCGGCAAAATTGACCCCGAAGACAAATCTCCTTTGGCTGCCGCCATTCGTGAAACACGTGAAGAATGTGGTTTCGAACTTGACGCGAGTCATGATTTTAAAGAACTCGAATTGCTTTCTGCTGGTGGAAAGGTCGGGCGCCCCATGTGGGTTCAACCCTACTTCTTTGAGCTAGACAGCAAGCCACAAATCAATCTAGACCTCAGAGAACACAGCGAATCCTACTGGGTTCCGCTCACTTATTTGCGGAATACGCAATTCCATAGCAAAAAGAAAAAGTCAAAGAACTTTCCGAACTTTGACTTCCCTTGTATTGATATTGAAGGCACTGATTTATGGGGCTTTACTTACCACCTCATCATGACCCATTTTAAAATTCCTATTCAGTAA
- a CDS encoding ABC transporter permease, with protein MSDHLIKIRNLQRHYHMGEETVKALDGVDLDIQAGEFVMIIGSSGSGKSTLMHILGLLDTPDGGTLEYNGVDVAQMKDEELSSFRNRTVGFVFQQFNLLPTLTITENIALPLAYAGGVKEDNLEVAKVYATKMGLGERLGHKPTELSGGQNQRVAIARALVNTPDILMADEPTGALDSKTGQEIMDILHQLNREGKTIIMVTHDRELAETGTRKITMKDGVVIDDTGHSKLPETKQDKRPEIGYGIRLRQLVMSGVREGLLPHKMRSFLTMLGIIIGVSSVICMSSFSLGSKKKQADQIRALGSNLVKITNTPLKDLELNQARIRGSLGLSLKDYQTLTGKEGLQAHAALRETPMTVLNDGHLLKSRVRATEGDFLRVNNLKLSEGRDFDPFDQNFAAKVCIVGSSVASKITEPVLGKTLTLGGVPYTIVGVLKNQSINLGGLEASGLKDSNSDILIPLQTALARINQQKLRSQLDEIQLQVKNEDLLISAGAEIAKIIQGLHNGVKDFEIVIPIDLLRQKEEAGKLLDILTVIISSISMVVGGIGIMNIMLASVRERVREIGIRRATGASQNNILMQFLAEAIILSATGGVLGVGLSIIVVFATCSLVEIPVVFSIPLLFISFAASMSTGLVFGLFPAKNAAELNPVEALRSE; from the coding sequence ATGAGTGATCACCTCATCAAAATCCGTAATCTCCAACGCCATTATCACATGGGAGAAGAAACTGTAAAAGCACTTGACGGAGTTGACCTCGATATCCAAGCAGGCGAGTTCGTCATGATCATTGGTAGCTCGGGTTCAGGTAAATCCACCCTCATGCACATACTCGGTTTACTTGATACTCCTGATGGGGGAACTCTCGAGTACAACGGCGTCGATGTCGCTCAAATGAAAGATGAAGAATTATCCTCCTTCCGAAACCGTACCGTTGGCTTCGTTTTTCAGCAATTCAACTTACTCCCAACGCTCACCATTACCGAAAACATTGCTCTTCCTCTCGCCTATGCCGGTGGTGTAAAAGAAGACAATTTAGAAGTTGCCAAAGTATATGCCACCAAAATGGGCTTGGGAGAACGTCTAGGCCATAAACCCACAGAACTTTCTGGTGGTCAAAATCAACGTGTAGCTATTGCTCGTGCCCTAGTGAACACCCCAGACATCCTCATGGCAGATGAACCCACTGGTGCTCTCGACTCGAAAACGGGCCAAGAGATCATGGATATTCTTCATCAGCTCAACCGAGAAGGCAAAACGATCATCATGGTGACTCACGATCGTGAATTAGCCGAAACGGGAACACGTAAAATCACTATGAAAGATGGCGTCGTCATTGATGATACTGGCCATTCAAAACTTCCCGAGACCAAACAAGATAAACGCCCAGAAATTGGCTACGGCATCCGACTCCGCCAACTCGTCATGTCTGGTGTGCGCGAGGGTCTGCTCCCACATAAAATGCGCTCATTCCTCACCATGTTGGGCATCATCATCGGTGTCAGCTCAGTCATTTGCATGTCTTCGTTCTCTTTGGGCAGTAAAAAGAAACAAGCCGATCAAATTAGAGCTCTAGGTTCAAATTTGGTCAAAATCACCAATACACCTCTCAAGGACCTTGAGCTCAACCAAGCGCGAATCCGTGGCTCTCTAGGCCTCAGCCTCAAAGACTATCAAACCTTAACAGGTAAAGAAGGGCTCCAAGCTCACGCCGCACTTCGAGAAACTCCCATGACCGTGCTGAACGATGGGCACTTACTCAAATCACGAGTGAGAGCGACTGAAGGTGACTTCCTTCGTGTGAACAACCTCAAACTAAGTGAAGGGCGTGACTTTGACCCCTTTGATCAAAACTTTGCTGCCAAAGTCTGTATAGTTGGTTCAAGTGTCGCTTCAAAAATTACTGAACCTGTCTTAGGAAAAACACTCACCCTTGGTGGTGTCCCCTATACGATTGTCGGTGTCCTTAAAAATCAAAGCATTAATTTAGGCGGGCTTGAGGCCTCGGGACTTAAGGACTCTAACTCAGATATCCTCATTCCACTACAAACCGCACTCGCCCGCATTAACCAACAAAAATTACGTAGCCAACTCGATGAGATCCAACTGCAAGTTAAAAACGAAGATCTTCTTATTTCCGCAGGTGCTGAAATCGCAAAAATCATTCAAGGGCTTCACAACGGCGTGAAAGACTTCGAGATTGTCATTCCCATCGATCTCTTACGCCAAAAGGAAGAGGCAGGTAAACTCTTAGACATTCTCACTGTGATTATCTCCTCAATCTCCATGGTGGTCGGGGGTATCGGTATCATGAATATCATGCTCGCATCCGTTCGTGAACGCGTTCGCGAAATTGGTATCCGCCGCGCGACTGGCGCCTCTCAAAACAACATTTTAATGCAGTTCCTTGCTGAAGCGATTATCCTCTCCGCTACGGGTGGCGTTTTAGGAGTCGGCTTATCCATCATAGTCGTTTTTGCGACCTGTAGTCTCGTCGAAATCCCCGTGGTTTTTTCTATCCCCCTTTTATTTATTTCCTTTGCTGCATCCATGTCGACCGGTTTAGTTTTCGGTCTCTTCCCCGCAAAAAATGCAGCTGAACTTAACCCCGTAGAAGCATTGAGAAGCGAATGA
- a CDS encoding efflux RND transporter periplasmic adaptor subunit codes for MKKIAFIALLACTCFAFLLYKPRSKSQIYVSASLVDQEQNLLERGHVSPAIKYPVVSGSSGNLLSILPNNTYVKKGELVASIDNKTMLDEIRGLENNLNNYQRYINLQKLTMDLNLKSYDASVRTYRSKLKRSREIYSYEKNKPHPHEVKTMKINRKLAELKLAEDERVLKIEKKLYEKNFISAMAYDKFVKNVKLSKENLRQVITENTSLMKGVDEDKLKVLDQNIENAKVALEKQVEMRKRQEESLNNKLKETQAKIDTILTDLNYKKKISKQTQILAPEDGYLRIKKKRDWSSGGVYLPYRAGNSVGQNVIIADVINPTKMEVSCTVNESDYDKIKPGMPVNLEFIAYPEQTMKGKVIDIAGLGQDRNNWVDSPDGKSRVYLFEIKIELASNKLKLHPGMSVSVNFKLANKRQYLTIPRSAIIHSESGLYVRTYEGRKLVKGRVLDHFNFIIEEGISEGEQVLLYPGGNNE; via the coding sequence ATGAAAAAAATTGCTTTCATTGCTCTCCTAGCTTGTACCTGCTTCGCCTTTCTGCTCTACAAGCCTCGATCCAAATCACAAATTTACGTCTCTGCCTCACTTGTTGATCAAGAGCAAAACCTTCTGGAAAGAGGTCATGTCAGCCCTGCCATCAAGTATCCCGTAGTCAGTGGTAGCAGTGGCAATTTACTAAGTATCCTCCCGAATAACACTTACGTAAAAAAAGGTGAGCTTGTCGCTTCGATTGACAACAAAACAATGTTAGATGAAATCCGAGGTTTAGAGAACAATCTAAATAATTACCAGCGTTACATAAATCTACAAAAGTTGACCATGGACCTAAACCTCAAGAGTTATGATGCCAGTGTCCGTACCTACAGAAGTAAGCTCAAACGTTCACGAGAAATTTATAGTTACGAGAAAAACAAACCTCATCCCCATGAAGTAAAAACTATGAAAATCAATCGCAAGCTTGCCGAGCTTAAACTTGCCGAAGATGAACGAGTTCTGAAAATCGAGAAAAAACTCTATGAAAAAAACTTCATCTCCGCGATGGCTTACGATAAATTCGTCAAGAATGTCAAGCTATCAAAGGAGAACCTTCGCCAAGTTATCACTGAAAACACCTCTTTGATGAAAGGTGTTGATGAAGATAAATTAAAAGTTCTTGATCAAAACATCGAAAATGCAAAAGTGGCTTTAGAGAAACAAGTTGAGATGCGTAAGCGACAAGAGGAATCATTAAACAATAAATTAAAAGAAACTCAAGCCAAAATCGATACTATCTTAACTGACCTCAATTACAAAAAGAAAATTTCTAAACAAACACAAATTCTTGCACCCGAAGATGGCTACTTAAGAATTAAAAAGAAACGAGATTGGAGTTCTGGCGGGGTTTATCTCCCCTATAGAGCAGGTAATAGCGTTGGTCAAAACGTTATCATAGCCGACGTTATTAATCCAACAAAAATGGAAGTCAGTTGCACAGTCAATGAATCAGACTACGATAAAATCAAACCTGGCATGCCTGTCAACCTCGAGTTTATCGCCTACCCAGAACAAACTATGAAAGGAAAAGTTATCGACATCGCTGGCCTAGGTCAAGATAGAAATAACTGGGTTGATAGCCCCGACGGAAAGAGTCGAGTTTACCTCTTTGAAATTAAAATTGAACTTGCTTCAAATAAGCTCAAACTTCATCCAGGCATGAGCGTATCAGTTAACTTTAAACTTGCGAACAAACGTCAATACCTCACTATTCCTCGCTCAGCTATTATACATAGTGAGTCAGGTCTCTATGTACGAACTTATGAGGGCCGTAAACTCGTGAAAGGCCGCGTCCTAGATCACTTTAATTTCATCATCGAAGAAGGCATCTCTGAAGGCGAGCAAGTTCTACTCTACCCAGGAGGTAACAATGAGTGA
- a CDS encoding CocE/NonD family hydrolase, translated as MIHNHTSKLLLILLVTIGSYSFAKDVVKSLPNALPGGHIFLNQHPKSDLNGDGVLSYEEKENYCIATITKTLGGNYTFERHMIPMRDGVKLATGVFIPKKGPAAAVLTRTAYGIWGAAFHNSHRFTGQNLVFICQDPRGDGESEGKGTFDAKSFDNEINDGYDTIDWISKQAFCNGNVAMIGQSGHGFCAYMAYLAKHPALKAVYTTVSGGNAYKYWTYHNGVRREMYNWLGQRSIPIPQWPKPTITLFDQKAYDKTVQKASLNNKTVFIAKTGWYDIFAESALDYMESFGDKGNIIIQMDASGHGNMVGRKKHMGPVPKEWQIPDISTALKDNKQGKSRMVYFLMGDAIDPNAPGNEYKMTTVWPVPHTKESYYMQADGSLKQNKSSAQKASLTFKYDPRNPVPSAGGDVFIHQGVGPKDQRVHKDRKDILRFTSDVLTEPLEITGKVMAELFVKTDVEDTTFTAKLIDVYPDGYEAILRDSIIMTRFHDGFDKESKIEKGKVYKLTIDMWSTAYVLNKGHKLAVHISSSNSPKYEVHPNTYKPVMNFNNSPVANNTIMLSKEHPSRIILPIVK; from the coding sequence ATGATTCACAATCATACATCAAAATTACTACTCATATTACTGGTCACCATAGGCTCTTACTCTTTTGCAAAAGATGTCGTCAAATCACTTCCCAACGCTCTCCCTGGTGGACACATCTTCCTGAACCAGCATCCAAAATCTGACTTAAATGGCGACGGTGTTTTAAGCTATGAAGAAAAAGAAAATTACTGCATCGCAACAATTACCAAGACCTTAGGCGGAAATTACACTTTCGAGCGTCACATGATCCCCATGCGCGACGGCGTTAAACTCGCCACTGGTGTTTTCATCCCTAAAAAAGGTCCAGCAGCCGCAGTTCTCACTCGAACGGCTTACGGGATTTGGGGGGCAGCCTTCCATAATTCTCATCGATTCACTGGTCAAAACCTTGTCTTTATCTGCCAAGATCCCCGTGGCGACGGTGAATCCGAAGGCAAAGGCACTTTCGATGCCAAGAGTTTTGATAATGAAATTAATGATGGTTACGACACCATCGATTGGATCTCTAAGCAAGCTTTTTGTAATGGCAATGTGGCCATGATTGGTCAAAGTGGCCATGGCTTCTGTGCCTACATGGCTTACCTAGCTAAGCACCCTGCCCTAAAAGCCGTTTACACGACAGTCAGCGGCGGCAATGCCTATAAATACTGGACCTACCACAATGGTGTACGTCGAGAGATGTATAACTGGCTTGGCCAGCGCAGTATCCCCATCCCCCAATGGCCAAAACCCACCATCACCCTCTTTGATCAGAAAGCCTACGACAAAACGGTTCAAAAAGCTTCCCTTAATAACAAAACTGTGTTCATCGCTAAAACGGGTTGGTACGATATCTTTGCGGAATCCGCACTGGATTATATGGAATCCTTTGGAGACAAAGGCAACATCATTATCCAAATGGATGCCTCAGGCCACGGTAATATGGTGGGACGCAAGAAACATATGGGCCCCGTACCCAAAGAATGGCAAATTCCAGATATCTCAACGGCATTAAAAGACAACAAACAGGGCAAGTCACGCATGGTCTATTTCCTCATGGGTGATGCGATTGATCCAAACGCTCCAGGTAATGAATATAAAATGACCACTGTCTGGCCTGTACCTCACACAAAAGAATCCTACTACATGCAGGCTGATGGCTCATTAAAACAAAATAAATCTTCAGCACAAAAGGCCTCACTCACTTTTAAATACGACCCGCGTAACCCCGTCCCCTCTGCCGGTGGCGATGTCTTTATCCATCAGGGTGTAGGTCCCAAAGATCAACGCGTCCATAAAGATCGCAAAGACATCCTGCGTTTCACATCTGATGTTCTCACTGAACCTCTAGAAATCACGGGGAAAGTCATGGCCGAACTCTTTGTTAAAACAGATGTGGAGGACACAACCTTTACTGCTAAGCTCATCGACGTTTATCCCGATGGCTATGAAGCCATCCTTCGTGATTCCATTATCATGACCCGTTTCCACGATGGTTTCGATAAAGAATCAAAAATTGAAAAGGGCAAGGTATATAAGTTGACTATCGATATGTGGAGTACAGCTTACGTGCTCAACAAAGGTCACAAACTCGCCGTGCATATTTCCAGCTCAAATAGTCCGAAATACGAAGTTCACCCCAATACCTATAAACCCGTCATGAACTTCAATAATTCACCTGTGGCAAACAACACCATCATGCTCTCTAAAGAGCATCCCTCAAGAATCATCCTGCCCATTGTTAAATAA
- a CDS encoding superoxide dismutase, translating into MTFVQRDLPYGFDDLAPHLDRSVLEIHFTKHHSGYVSKLNAALENTELIDKQLCSLVADLSVVPEAKYAAVKKLAGQHYNHQLYWESLSPRGGGEPVGALGDAIVRDFGSYEAFRSQFSAAAASQFGSGWAWLSDNNGKLEVSSTGNEDTPLMTGAKPLLTLDVWEHAYYLQYQNRRPDFIEAFWNVLDWDAANTRFTS; encoded by the coding sequence ATGACTTTTGTACAAAGAGATTTGCCCTATGGTTTTGATGATTTAGCCCCCCATTTGGATCGCAGTGTTTTAGAGATTCATTTCACTAAGCATCACTCAGGTTATGTATCAAAACTGAATGCGGCATTAGAAAATACAGAACTTATTGATAAACAGCTATGCTCTCTCGTAGCTGATTTGTCAGTCGTGCCTGAAGCTAAGTATGCAGCGGTGAAAAAACTTGCTGGTCAACATTATAACCACCAACTTTATTGGGAAAGCTTATCTCCACGAGGTGGTGGCGAACCCGTGGGTGCTTTAGGTGATGCAATCGTGAGAGATTTTGGCTCTTATGAGGCTTTTCGCAGTCAATTTAGTGCGGCCGCCGCATCACAGTTTGGTAGCGGATGGGCTTGGTTAAGCGATAATAATGGCAAGCTTGAAGTGAGTTCTACTGGCAACGAAGATACGCCATTAATGACTGGCGCTAAGCCCTTACTCACTCTAGACGTTTGGGAACATGCTTATTACTTGCAGTACCAAAATCGCCGACCCGATTTTATTGAGGCTTTTTGGAATGTGCTTGATTGGGATGCAGCCAATACTCGTTTTACGTCCTAA
- a CDS encoding RNA polymerase sigma factor, which produces MNESDLLDQLKNGDERALSDLVSLHQEAMIAYVYCLSGDLELSKDVCQESFLKLISKPPMIFTGKSLKSWLFRVARNQYMDHLRRHKISFSELEDKYDSGEQAPDSQIIGLQQKEKILMCLDELPQSLKETVELRIYEELNFREIAEKTGTPLGTVLWRMKKALKLLKPKFQGDRS; this is translated from the coding sequence ATGAATGAGAGCGATTTATTAGATCAGCTTAAAAATGGCGACGAACGAGCTCTATCAGACCTAGTGAGTTTGCATCAAGAAGCGATGATAGCCTATGTTTACTGTTTGAGTGGTGATCTTGAATTAAGCAAAGATGTTTGTCAGGAAAGCTTTTTAAAGCTCATTAGCAAACCTCCCATGATATTTACAGGAAAAAGTTTAAAATCTTGGCTTTTTCGCGTGGCTCGCAATCAATATATGGATCATTTGCGTCGCCATAAAATTAGCTTTAGTGAATTGGAAGATAAATATGATTCTGGTGAGCAAGCTCCTGATAGCCAAATTATTGGGCTGCAACAAAAAGAAAAAATTCTCATGTGTTTGGATGAACTTCCCCAGTCACTTAAAGAAACAGTTGAACTTCGCATTTATGAAGAGCTGAATTTTCGGGAAATTGCCGAAAAAACTGGAACGCCTTTGGGGACAGTTTTATGGCGGATGAAAAAGGCTTTAAAACTTTTGAAACCCAAGTTTCAAGGAGATAGATCATGA
- a CDS encoding DUF4870 domain-containing protein has protein sequence MDEIIIDPADIPKEEKTNAMICHLLAFIGFAGIPFGGILGPLIFWVIKKDESDFLDACGKEAINFQIAMLIYSIISIVLCLILIGYLMLFALLIVDIVCIVKAANAANRGELYKYPWSLRLIK, from the coding sequence ATGGATGAAATAATTATTGACCCCGCAGATATACCTAAAGAAGAAAAAACCAACGCCATGATTTGCCATTTGCTCGCATTCATAGGTTTTGCGGGCATTCCCTTTGGTGGGATCCTAGGCCCACTGATCTTTTGGGTAATAAAAAAAGATGAATCAGATTTTCTTGATGCTTGTGGCAAAGAAGCCATCAACTTCCAAATTGCCATGCTCATTTATTCGATCATTTCCATTGTCTTATGCTTAATTTTGATTGGCTATTTGATGTTATTCGCACTTTTGATCGTCGATATCGTTTGCATCGTCAAAGCTGCCAACGCCGCCAATCGGGGAGAACTCTACAAATACCCTTGGTCATTACGCCTCATTAAATGA
- a CDS encoding cation:proton antiporter, producing MQEITHHQIMIFFFSLAILIGLARIFGELCKKIGQPSILGEIAAGIILGPTVFAYIAPDLQATLFPSSGPLYVTFEFIGMLAITLFMLIAGMEVDLKCLKKQAKPATVVGISSMILPFAGGFALVYLFPKTFDTQEKTFVTALFMATALAISALPVITKILMDLKLIKTDLGVTIIAAAIFNDLTGWMIFAIVLSLMSDTSGGFPWGTIVGIVAAGAFMLTIGRKIVLALIPRVQAHASWPGGVMGFILTGALLAAAVAEWIGVHGIFGSFLFGVALGDSPHLRHQTEEYMEKFISFILTPIFFATIGLKVNFLTHFDLFAVVILLVVGSITKIVGSYVGAKICGMSQRESMALGWGMNARGVMEIILAIIALEAKVINDTVFVAIVILALFTSMTSGALMKISLKRRSKTSALTSFGRGAFVADLKHPAPAHVIKDMVLQLNIDHEVQADIIQSTISREQLMSTGLEKGLAVPHCRTDLVKKPILLIGLHESGADFDCFDDGKAHVIALIITPLSDPESQLELISVLASHFSSKEEMVKAMTCKSKVDMQAILNAADEMSEKHS from the coding sequence TTGCAAGAAATTACTCACCATCAAATTATGATTTTCTTCTTCAGTCTTGCTATTTTAATTGGCTTGGCGCGAATTTTTGGAGAGTTGTGTAAAAAAATTGGTCAACCATCTATCTTGGGCGAAATTGCTGCGGGGATCATTTTGGGGCCGACTGTGTTTGCGTACATCGCACCTGACTTACAAGCGACCTTATTCCCTTCCTCGGGCCCACTCTATGTAACATTTGAGTTCATTGGCATGCTTGCCATTACCTTGTTTATGCTGATTGCGGGTATGGAAGTGGATTTAAAATGCCTCAAGAAGCAGGCAAAACCCGCCACAGTTGTGGGCATAAGCAGTATGATTCTGCCTTTCGCGGGTGGTTTCGCTTTAGTTTACCTTTTTCCTAAGACCTTTGATACACAAGAAAAAACTTTTGTGACGGCACTCTTTATGGCAACGGCCTTAGCGATCTCGGCCTTGCCAGTGATTACAAAAATTTTAATGGATCTCAAACTCATTAAAACTGATTTGGGTGTGACGATCATTGCGGCGGCCATTTTTAATGACCTCACGGGCTGGATGATTTTTGCGATTGTTCTGAGTTTGATGAGCGATACTTCGGGCGGTTTTCCTTGGGGAACAATTGTGGGGATTGTTGCTGCGGGCGCCTTCATGTTGACAATTGGACGTAAAATCGTGCTTGCACTGATTCCACGAGTGCAAGCCCACGCCTCTTGGCCGGGTGGTGTCATGGGCTTTATACTTACAGGAGCCTTATTGGCCGCTGCAGTTGCCGAATGGATTGGTGTGCATGGAATTTTTGGTAGCTTCCTGTTTGGTGTGGCTTTAGGGGATAGTCCTCATTTGCGTCACCAAACTGAAGAGTATATGGAGAAATTCATTTCCTTTATCCTGACGCCTATTTTCTTTGCGACGATTGGACTCAAGGTCAATTTCTTAACTCACTTCGATCTGTTTGCGGTCGTGATTCTGCTTGTTGTTGGATCCATCACAAAAATAGTGGGTAGTTATGTGGGCGCTAAAATTTGTGGAATGAGTCAAAGAGAATCTATGGCTTTGGGCTGGGGCATGAATGCTCGAGGTGTGATGGAAATTATTTTGGCGATTATTGCTTTAGAAGCCAAAGTGATTAACGATACGGTTTTTGTCGCGATTGTGATTTTAGCCTTATTTACATCGATGACTTCCGGTGCTCTGATGAAGATTAGTTTGAAGCGGCGATCAAAAACATCTGCATTGACAAGTTTTGGACGTGGAGCCTTTGTTGCAGATCTCAAACATCCTGCACCTGCTCACGTTATCAAAGATATGGTTTTGCAACTGAATATTGACCATGAAGTACAGGCAGATATCATTCAAAGTACGATTAGTCGTGAACAACTCATGTCCACGGGCCTTGAGAAGGGTTTGGCCGTGCCTCATTGTCGAACCGATTTAGTGAAAAAGCCAATATTACTGATTGGCCTTCATGAATCAGGGGCAGATTTTGATTGTTTTGACGATGGCAAGGCCCATGTGATTGCCTTGATCATTACACCTTTGAGTGACCCCGAAAGTCAACTGGAATTGATTAGTGTCTTAGCCTCACATTTCTCGTCCAAAGAAGAAATGGTTAAAGCGATGACCTGTAAATCCAAAGTGGATATGCAGGCGATTCTTAATGCCGCCGATGAAATGTCGGAAAAGCATTCATAA